Genomic segment of Ischnura elegans chromosome 12, ioIscEleg1.1, whole genome shotgun sequence:
ctggtatgcaacgtgttaatagGTGCGTGTGTTGGCAATAGgttaaaatacttgcattaaatGCTGTCAGTAATGCTCTTACTTACCTCGTCCTAACATTTGCTGGGTGAAAATAATTCTGGTGGTAGTGAATTATTTTACTAACATAATTACGCATAcatttattattgtttcattttcatcgaagttattgcattttatttccttGCATGAGTTGATAATGTTTGGATCCACACTGatatgagagaaaatttcaaatagattatggatggtttttcaagttggacCTTCCATTGTTAATCTTTGGAATACAAGAGAAGATTAGTAATAAGAATCAGCTACTACTTATTCTTGACACTCTATTTGATTTATCCTAGAGTTTTTATTAACGCTCTCCACAAAATTAAGGCACCTATGAATGCTTAGAAGCAAGGTATGAATAAGGTCATCTTTCTTACGGCACATGTCTTACAGCTTGCGTCCATCATAGAAAGGGAATTTTGACTCTCTTATGACTTAAATTCATTGTAGAACAGGTATACGATTCTGGAGGAGATGTGGATCAATTTTAAGTCCACTGCAAACTTgaagccaaaaataaattttagccatTCGTTACAATTCATCAGCGTGTCAAGGAAGTAGAAATAGACCTTTCGCTAAcagtaaattttcattataacatTGAAGACAATTATCCATCTGATATCACCACCTTCGCCTTATTTAACATCGCTTTTCAGAAAATACAAGCCAGAGCCATAGAATATAGCATTATATGGAAGGAACagaaattttttcccattcaGAAGTGgtgatgaattttattattattcatttcatagttattttttacattatatttattttaacttcattatTCAGCCTGTGCACATTAAATTAGTACTAAAGTATGATAAAAAAAGATGTTTCAACTTGTATTCTAGCAAGGAATTGCCATTTCCGCTaacaatttctttatttacatCAGATTTGTGCGATCCCAAATTCTTTTTCGGAACTACACCATTTTGGGGCTCTGTTATGGGTGTTATCATATGCTAACATGATGACTAGCAGTGGAGTGGCagtttggcaacactgttctTCAAAGGCctgtactgtcaactaaatgtggaatgCTCTACATCGCTTAGCATATGAATCAATATCCAAAAACTAAAAAGATGAATCTCCCAAGCTACTAAAAATATCTATGGAAAATGTGGCTTTTTGCAGAGATTTTACAAATGGTCAAAtgactaattgaaaaataatgagtagGTAACTAATGTTACACATGTACTTCATTTGGACGCAAGGAGTTAATTGTTAAAAGTTCATGGATTCTAACAAACAgattacaatgatttttttttactttttcattgttGCTCTATGAAATTTTATTAGCAAACCTTGTGTGAGATTAGTCACCCCAAATCTTGGCAGGTTAAACTGCTTTCTGAACGGATAATAAACGTCTGGAAATGATGATGTCCCAGCAGATCTAACAGAAACTGAGAGAGAGAAAACTAGCCTAGCTTCATAAAACTAGTTGTGATAAACACTAAATGGAGGCAATGCCACTAGGCATAGAGATGATCATCATCCCTATtccaagaaagaaaaaattggagaATGTCAAACTTGTAGGACCATAATTTTGATGTCAAAGATGaagaaaatgattatttatatAGGAGGTAGAATGTAAAATAAAGGAGTGAATACCAATCTCTGAATGAATACCAATTTAAGAAAGGCTAGGGTACAAGAATTGTAATAGTGCCCCCTGAGGTTTCTTATACTGAAGAGAGGGGAAGACGTAAGGAATGCTAATTGCATCAGTGGActtaaaaaagtattttgatGGTACAATTAGAGGTCACTGTCTGAAGTTCTCTTGCTGCTGAATACCATAGCTTTAATCCAGGACTTCTCGAATTACGATTCATGACAGAAATATGACGTGGTAGTGTATGAATAGAAACAAGACAACCTTCATTtgagataaaacaaaaaataggaaaatgaacaaaatatttcagAGTGAATTTCAGCAGGTAATATACATGccatttaaagttaaaaaaggaCATGAAACGTTAATCACCTTCATACAGGTGACCAAAAGTAGAAATATGCATTGTCAAAATTCTATGATTACTTTATTGATGGAAAGAATGGAATAATATCACTATCCAATCAATCATACCTTTCTTTGGTGCTGTAAATCGAACTTGTTACCAACCAGCACTAGAGGGATGTCATCTGTGGCTCTTACTCGGCTGATGAGTTTTCTATATTCTAGTGCTTCTTGGAAACTATGTCGGTCTGTGACTGAATAACAAATCATAAATCCCTCTCCACAACGCATATACTGATCTCTCATCGCTGTAAACTCCACCTGTAGAAGTTGTTTGGATATTGAAAGCataggcataaaaaatattatacgtaAATAGTACGATAAAGTTTAGACATTACCTGACCAGCAGTATCTAAAATATCTAACAGAGCAGCTTCGCCATCTATTACAGCTTGCTGTTGGTAAGCATCCTCTGCAATGAAATGACATAAAACTTTAACACAAGAACCGGAGTATTGATTACCTATTTACCAGCATCATTTAATACGTACATCGGGAGGGTACATGAATCACAAGAATACAAATGATATTCCACTAAATAACCATATGGATAGCAAAGAGAGGCACTCACCAATGGTTGGATCGTGATATTCAAGAAAACTGTGACTCACGAACTGGAGAGTGAGAGCTACAACAGGCAAAAATGAATCAATGTTTACTTATGGGCACGACTTTGTGTTAGAATCCAAATTCTAGACGAATTAGCATGGGTTTATAAACACTCATGAGCCTACCTGATTTTCCCACTCCACCATCACCAAGGACAACTATTCTATATACTCGTAATCCTCCGCGTGTTGTTTTCGATGGAACAGGTCCTGGTCCTTGGCCTATTCCATCTCTATCTTTATTTCCATCCCCGGAACCCATTCTGGATCTTCTTCCAACAGAAAAAGAATGCCCCGACCCAGAAGGGCCTGCTATTTCCACCGCCAGATTTGCAAATGCtagttataaattaataaataaaacagcCTTACACTCGCCGAGAGTCTAAGGCATCAGTGA
This window contains:
- the LOC124169591 gene encoding GTP-binding protein Rit1 isoform X1; translation: MGSGDGNKDRDGIGQGPGPVPSKTTRGGLRVYRIVVLGDGGVGKSALTLQFVSHSFLEYHDPTIEDAYQQQAVIDGEAALLDILDTAGQVEFTAMRDQYMRCGEGFMICYSVTDRHSFQEALEYRKLISRVRATDDIPLVLVGNKFDLQHQRKVSPEEGQALAHQFGCPFYETSAALRHFVDDAFHTLVREIRLKEKDRKSQTEKLHKHSRWRRFRSIFAVVFKRRRHNSP
- the LOC124169591 gene encoding GTP-binding protein Rit2 isoform X2, with the protein product MGSGDGNKDRDGIGQGPGPVPSKTTRGGLRVYRIVVLGDGGVGKSALTLQFVSHSFLEYHDPTIEDAYQQQAVIDGEAALLDILDTAGQVEFTAMRDQYMRCGEGFMICYSVTDRHSFQEALEYRKLISRVRATDDIPLVLVGNKFDLQHQRKRLRHRLRAQPACHPSIHQTIAGVPSTACFIMGHDSDSSLKNYHIL
- the LOC124169591 gene encoding GTPase HRas isoform X3; its protein translation is MGSGDGNKDRDGIGQGPGPVPSKTTRGGLRVYRIVVLGDGGVGKSALTLQFVSHSFLEYHDPTIEDAYQQQAVIDGEAALLDILDTAGQVEFTAMRDQYMRCGEGFMICYSVTDRHSFQEALEYRKLISRVRATDDIPLVLVGNKFDLQHQRKHLRGGACHLAPLNPSMLVFPLLHIFRQNVYED